In Ignavibacteriales bacterium, a single window of DNA contains:
- a CDS encoding ribulose-phosphate 3-epimerase — MIKIAPSILSANFANLEKDIKILERGGADWLHLDIMDGNFVPNITFGPILIKSLRKITKLPLDAHLMIDKPERYLEDFQKSGVDILTVHLEATTHLHRTITEIKTLGMKAGVSINPSTPAITIREILPFVDLVLIMTVNPGFGGQKFIPTMIRKIQEVAVMCEASGRRIHLQVDGGIDETNIRAVYDAGATVSVAGYSLFSKDNIPKAIQNLKKLTS; from the coding sequence ATGATTAAAATTGCCCCGTCAATTCTTTCTGCAAATTTTGCGAATCTTGAAAAGGATATTAAAATTCTTGAAAGAGGAGGAGCTGATTGGCTTCATCTCGATATAATGGATGGAAATTTCGTCCCGAATATCACCTTCGGTCCAATTCTTATCAAATCCTTGAGAAAAATAACGAAGCTCCCACTTGATGCACATTTGATGATTGATAAACCGGAAAGATATCTTGAAGATTTTCAGAAATCAGGAGTCGATATTTTAACTGTCCATCTTGAAGCTACAACTCACTTACACCGAACGATTACCGAAATAAAGACATTGGGTATGAAAGCCGGTGTAAGTATAAATCCATCTACACCAGCAATCACCATAAGAGAAATTTTACCTTTTGTGGATCTGGTGTTGATAATGACGGTGAATCCGGGTTTTGGTGGACAAAAATTTATTCCAACCATGATAAGAAAAATTCAAGAGGTGGCGGTCATGTGTGAAGCTTCTGGGCGGAGGATTCACCTGCAGGTAGATGGAGGAATAGATGAGACGAACATTCGTGCAGTCTACGACGCGGGAGCTACTGTATCTGTTGCGGGGTACTCACTTTTCTCGAAAGATAACATTCCCAAAGCGATTCAAAATCTTAAAAAATTGACAAGTTAA
- a CDS encoding adenine phosphoribosyltransferase has translation MVDNDLRQTIRSIPDFPKKGIVFRDITTLLKDREAFRKSVDILFEKYKSVPIDKVVSVESRGFIFGSALSYKLNAGFVPVRKPKKLPSKTIREEYQLEYGKDALEIHTDAITKGEKVLIVDDLLATGGTIDAACRLVENLGGEIVGLAFLIELNFLNGRNKVKGYPIHSLIQYDSE, from the coding sequence ATGGTAGACAACGATCTTAGGCAAACCATTCGAAGCATACCCGATTTCCCAAAAAAAGGAATTGTCTTTCGCGATATCACCACATTGTTGAAAGATAGAGAAGCTTTCAGAAAATCGGTAGATATTTTATTCGAAAAATATAAATCAGTTCCAATTGATAAAGTAGTGAGTGTTGAATCGCGTGGATTTATATTCGGGAGTGCGCTTTCATATAAACTTAATGCCGGATTTGTACCGGTTAGAAAGCCCAAAAAGCTTCCGTCAAAAACAATCAGAGAAGAGTATCAACTTGAATACGGGAAAGATGCACTCGAAATTCATACAGATGCGATTACGAAAGGGGAAAAGGTATTAATTGTTGATGATCTTCTGGCAACGGGCGGTACTATTGATGCGGCATGTCGGCTCGTGGAGAATCTCGGAGGCGAAATTGTTGGATTGGCATTTTTAATTGAATTGAATTTTTTGAACGGAAGAAATAAAGTAAAAGGATATCCTATTCATTCTTTGATACAGTATGATAGTGAATAG
- the cdd gene encoding cytidine deaminase, whose amino-acid sequence MNYKNLVKKAEAAQKHSHAPYSNLRVGAALLTSSNKIYTGCNIENSSFSLTICAERTAIFKAISNGERKFKAIAINSDKIEFIPPCGACRQVLLDLAGDIDIVLSNRKGKITVTKLNILLPASFNNSIFKQKK is encoded by the coding sequence TTGAATTATAAAAATCTTGTAAAGAAAGCCGAAGCCGCACAGAAACATTCGCATGCTCCATATTCGAATCTTCGTGTGGGAGCGGCATTGTTAACATCGTCAAACAAAATTTATACAGGATGCAATATTGAAAATAGTTCATTCAGCTTAACCATTTGCGCCGAACGAACCGCGATCTTCAAGGCAATCTCAAACGGTGAAAGAAAGTTTAAAGCTATTGCGATAAATTCTGATAAAATTGAATTTATTCCACCTTGCGGTGCTTGCCGACAGGTTTTGCTGGATTTAGCAGGAGACATCGATATAGTTTTATCCAATAGAAAAGGAAAGATAACAGTAACTAAACTTAACATTTTATTACCCGCATCTTTTAATAACTCAATTTTTAAACAAAAAAAATAA
- a CDS encoding Lrp/AsnC family transcriptional regulator: protein MIDEIDIKILNILQNHGRTRRNEIAEYVGLSIPSVSDRLRKLEDSGFIIQYTTHINPKKVGKDITAFIAVKVDSSKHYPAFIEKAKGNDDVLECHAITGDGSHLLKIRTENAATLENLLSKIQSWNGVTDTRTSIVLSTAKETMKINITTKR from the coding sequence ATGATTGATGAAATAGATATCAAGATATTAAACATTTTACAGAATCATGGAAGAACGCGCAGGAATGAAATCGCGGAGTATGTAGGATTATCAATTCCATCGGTCAGCGATCGTCTGAGAAAGCTTGAGGATAGCGGTTTCATTATTCAATACACAACTCATATTAATCCAAAGAAAGTCGGGAAGGATATTACCGCATTCATAGCAGTTAAAGTGGACTCGTCAAAACATTATCCTGCGTTCATCGAGAAGGCGAAAGGAAACGACGATGTCTTGGAATGTCATGCTATTACCGGGGACGGTTCTCATTTGCTCAAAATCAGAACCGAAAACGCGGCAACGCTTGAAAATCTTTTATCAAAAATTCAATCATGGAACGGAGTAACAGATACCCGAACAAGCATAGTTCTTTCAACAGCGAAAGAAACGATGAAAATAAATATCACAACGAAAAGATAA
- a CDS encoding YIP1 family protein: MIICPVCETENQHLAINCSKCRGYLQQKIETLDLFSIAWLLIESPKKAFHKIAIATHKNYIIFLSAIAGVGLLFSTFWFYKIGDHVSSLLKFLGIGISSGLIFGQIFILLLSLIVWLIFKIEKRSVKFRQVFAVSAYSSIPIIISVIILLPLEVLTFGTYFFATNPSPYLLKPFSYIVLLGLDFLFGLWSFILLGIGINKLRDGGWIRSFLIEIVSLGILCSIIHYFFTTLIYNIYGA; this comes from the coding sequence ATGATTATCTGCCCTGTTTGCGAAACAGAAAATCAGCACCTTGCAATTAATTGTTCAAAATGTAGAGGTTACCTCCAGCAAAAGATCGAGACTCTCGATCTTTTCTCCATCGCTTGGTTGCTGATCGAGTCTCCTAAAAAAGCTTTTCACAAGATAGCGATTGCGACTCATAAAAATTATATTATCTTCCTTTCGGCAATCGCAGGAGTAGGCTTATTATTTTCTACATTTTGGTTTTATAAAATCGGCGATCACGTTTCATCTCTACTCAAATTTCTCGGAATTGGGATCAGCAGCGGATTAATATTTGGTCAGATATTTATCCTGTTACTAAGCTTAATTGTTTGGCTAATATTTAAAATCGAAAAAAGGTCTGTTAAATTTAGACAGGTATTCGCAGTCAGTGCTTATTCATCTATCCCGATAATAATTTCTGTTATTATACTTCTACCGCTGGAGGTGCTAACCTTTGGAACATATTTTTTCGCAACGAATCCGTCGCCTTACCTTCTTAAACCATTCTCATATATAGTTCTGCTTGGACTCGATTTTCTCTTTGGCTTGTGGTCTTTTATATTATTGGGGATCGGTATAAACAAATTGCGCGACGGGGGATGGATAAGATCATTCCTGATAGAAATAGTGTCATTGGGAATATTATGCTCCATTATTCATTATTTTTTTACAACTCTGATATATAATATTTATGGAGCGTGA
- a CDS encoding metallopeptidase family protein has protein sequence MEREVFEKLVEQAFELLPEKFRLALDNVSIVVEDYPAEEIVRKMDLKSGKQLLGLYQGIPQTHRGTWYGMSPIMPDTISLFQKSIERICRDDEAIKEKVKEVLIHELGHYFGMNEEEIKNAGF, from the coding sequence ATGGAGCGTGAGGTTTTTGAGAAATTGGTAGAACAGGCGTTCGAACTTCTTCCTGAAAAATTTCGTCTTGCACTTGATAATGTCTCGATAGTTGTAGAAGATTACCCCGCAGAAGAAATTGTAAGAAAAATGGATTTGAAATCAGGAAAGCAATTACTCGGATTATATCAAGGCATTCCCCAAACTCACAGGGGAACGTGGTATGGTATGTCGCCGATTATGCCCGATACGATTTCACTTTTTCAAAAAAGTATTGAACGAATATGTCGCGACGACGAAGCGATAAAAGAAAAAGTGAAAGAAGTTCTGATCCATGAATTGGGGCATTACTTCGGAATGAATGAGGAGGAAATAAAAAATGCGGGATTTTAA
- a CDS encoding enoyl-CoA hydratase/isomerase family protein — translation MNYTSIIFEVADRIATLTLSKPERRNSLDDLTIKELTEAFTSANRNPNVRALIITGAGSAFCAGMNLDYLKTFTEKSHDENLEDARNLMKMYQVLHSMKKPTIAVVNGPALGGGCGLAVTCDFVFAAKNKAKFGVPEVRIGFLPAIILVYLIKRMGEGKAREMIIRGDIYDSQTAASLGLVTEVIEDESLSDKSTEFVKKLINDSCSSSINLTKELFTRYHEMNEKELMEYAANLNALIRKTDDFKRGLDSFLNKEKLKW, via the coding sequence ATGAATTATACATCGATTATATTTGAAGTCGCCGATCGTATTGCTACTCTAACATTATCCAAACCGGAACGTAGGAATTCGTTGGATGATCTGACGATCAAGGAATTAACTGAGGCATTCACATCGGCTAACCGTAATCCGAATGTACGTGCTTTAATCATAACAGGCGCAGGTTCGGCTTTTTGTGCCGGAATGAATCTGGATTATCTCAAAACGTTCACCGAGAAGAGTCATGATGAAAACCTTGAAGACGCCAGAAATCTGATGAAAATGTATCAGGTTCTTCACTCCATGAAGAAACCGACTATCGCGGTTGTGAACGGTCCCGCGTTGGGTGGAGGTTGCGGATTGGCAGTCACTTGCGATTTTGTGTTCGCGGCAAAAAACAAAGCAAAGTTTGGAGTTCCTGAAGTACGAATTGGATTTTTACCCGCTATCATTCTAGTTTATCTAATCAAAAGAATGGGAGAAGGTAAAGCGCGTGAAATGATTATCCGCGGAGATATTTACGATTCTCAAACAGCCGCATCGTTAGGTCTTGTTACCGAAGTTATCGAAGATGAATCGCTTTCTGACAAGAGTACTGAATTTGTAAAAAAACTTATCAATGATTCTTGCTCCTCTTCGATTAATTTGACAAAAGAATTATTCACACGTTATCACGAAATGAACGAGAAAGAGTTAATGGAATATGCCGCAAATCTGAACGCGTTGATCAGAAAGACAGATGATTTTAAACGTGGTCTTGATTCGTTTCTCAACAAGGAAAAATTAAAATGGTAG
- a CDS encoding PASTA domain-containing protein: MKLNKKISKILKSSVSKKLFFAAGGLLILFFLFNDLFMYWYVNKEATSIVPNVVGLKYDEAVRLLDSLRFEPRKGDVRLDREHPADVVIVQNPPVGMKVKTGRRVYMTVSAGEITVIVPNIRGKTLRDARFQLEREGLRIGNIDYETSDEYPAGTVISQKIESGVKVKRDITVSCVVSIGSEDNLIQIPDLTGKTLADAEKLLKDSGLLVGNVTYISSNDLLPNTVIDQYPRLGEKALPDKKVDLIVVQSSDNDNAREY; encoded by the coding sequence ATGAAGCTTAATAAAAAAATTTCCAAAATCCTAAAATCTTCTGTAAGCAAGAAACTATTCTTCGCAGCAGGTGGATTATTGATCCTATTTTTTCTCTTCAACGATCTTTTTATGTATTGGTATGTAAACAAAGAGGCAACGTCCATCGTGCCCAATGTAGTAGGTTTGAAATACGATGAAGCAGTACGTTTATTGGATTCTCTGCGATTTGAACCTCGTAAAGGAGATGTTCGTCTGGATAGGGAACATCCGGCAGATGTCGTGATTGTACAAAATCCGCCTGTAGGGATGAAAGTTAAAACAGGACGGCGTGTTTACATGACTGTTAGCGCCGGTGAAATTACTGTGATAGTCCCGAACATTAGGGGAAAAACTTTACGGGATGCGAGATTCCAGTTGGAACGCGAAGGACTAAGAATAGGTAACATTGATTACGAAACGTCTGATGAATATCCTGCAGGAACTGTTATCTCTCAAAAAATAGAGTCTGGGGTTAAAGTGAAACGAGATATCACCGTTTCATGTGTAGTTAGTATAGGCAGCGAAGATAATTTAATCCAGATTCCTGATCTGACGGGTAAAACTTTGGCGGATGCTGAAAAGTTATTGAAAGATTCCGGATTATTGGTCGGTAATGTCACTTACATATCCTCGAATGATTTACTGCCGAACACTGTCATAGACCAATACCCCAGGTTGGGAGAGAAAGCGCTTCCTGATAAAAAAGTTGACTTGATAGTTGTACAAAGTAGCGACAACGATAATGCACGTGAATATTGA
- a CDS encoding tryptophanase, which translates to MKTIIEPFKIKSVEPIKFTTKEERELILQNAGYNPFLIHAEDVLIDLLTDSGTSAMSSKQWAGIMEGDESYAGAKSFFRFEKTTRDLTGFKFIIPTHQGRAAEKILFTILGGTGKYFLNNTHFDTTRANIEFSGSEAFDFITEVGKDTSAVADFKGDMDLIALEKFIKEKGAENIPLVMITVTNNAGGGQPVSINNIRKTKEIASKYGIPFFLDACRFAENAYFIKKREKGYADKSVREIAKEMFSYADGCTMSAKKDALVNMGGFLAMNDPDLAMKARNILIVTEGFPTYGGLAGRDLEAIAQGLDEILDEHYLQYRIRSVEYLGEKLTAAGVPILQPPGGHAIYIDAKRFLPHIPSHEFPGQAIVCELYKVGGIRGVEIGSVMFGKTDKISGKFIPSTLELVRLAIPRRVYTQSHIDYVVECVIEVFANRNKLKGYAFTYEAPMLRHFTARFKQIGR; encoded by the coding sequence ATGAAAACCATAATTGAACCATTCAAAATCAAATCGGTTGAACCGATCAAATTTACTACAAAAGAAGAACGCGAACTTATACTGCAAAATGCAGGATATAATCCGTTCCTGATACATGCCGAAGATGTGCTTATCGATCTTCTTACAGATAGCGGCACATCGGCAATGAGTTCTAAGCAATGGGCAGGGATTATGGAAGGCGATGAATCTTACGCCGGCGCGAAAAGTTTTTTCCGCTTCGAGAAGACAACACGTGATCTTACCGGATTTAAATTTATAATCCCCACTCATCAGGGCAGAGCTGCAGAAAAAATTCTGTTCACAATTTTAGGTGGAACCGGGAAATATTTTCTCAACAACACTCATTTCGATACAACAAGGGCGAACATCGAATTTTCAGGATCTGAAGCTTTTGACTTTATCACTGAAGTTGGAAAGGATACATCAGCCGTTGCCGATTTCAAGGGAGACATGGATTTAATTGCACTTGAAAAATTTATAAAAGAAAAAGGAGCTGAAAATATTCCGCTGGTAATGATCACTGTAACAAATAATGCCGGTGGTGGTCAACCTGTATCGATAAATAATATCAGAAAAACGAAAGAGATCGCATCGAAGTACGGTATTCCTTTTTTTCTCGATGCTTGCAGATTTGCCGAGAACGCTTATTTTATTAAGAAGCGCGAAAAAGGTTACGCAGATAAATCTGTCAGAGAAATTGCCAAGGAAATGTTTTCGTATGCAGACGGATGCACGATGAGCGCGAAAAAAGACGCGCTTGTGAACATGGGCGGTTTTCTCGCCATGAACGATCCGGACTTGGCGATGAAGGCACGGAATATACTGATCGTTACTGAGGGCTTTCCAACTTATGGCGGACTTGCCGGCAGAGACCTTGAGGCAATAGCACAAGGTCTGGATGAAATATTGGATGAACATTATCTTCAATATCGAATTAGATCAGTCGAATATTTAGGCGAAAAATTAACTGCCGCCGGAGTACCTATTCTACAACCTCCCGGTGGGCATGCCATCTATATCGATGCAAAAAGATTTTTACCTCATATTCCATCACATGAATTTCCCGGACAGGCAATAGTATGCGAATTGTATAAGGTGGGTGGCATCAGAGGAGTTGAAATTGGAAGTGTTATGTTCGGTAAAACGGATAAGATAAGCGGGAAGTTTATTCCTTCAACACTTGAATTGGTTCGCCTCGCAATTCCGCGCCGCGTTTACACACAAAGCCACATCGATTATGTTGTTGAGTGCGTGATTGAGGTTTTTGCCAATAGAAATAAACTTAAAGGTTACGCTTTTACATACGAAGCGCCGATGCTTAGGCATTTCACAGCGCGCTTCAAACAAATCGGTCGCTGA
- the glnA gene encoding type I glutamate--ammonia ligase encodes MAKNKLKKESKTINDTIKRVKEDGVQFLHLQFTDLNGHLKGVTIPISKIEAALNDGIWFDGSSIEGFTRIFESDMYLKLDPDTYAVIPWTRKSDSQAVVGRFMCDVYMPDGTPFEGDPRYILKRQLERAKKLGFTFNVGPELEFFLFRKEDGKLNPLPHDNAGYFDQTSDLAMEIRQEMTNALHGFGIDVEALHHEVAVGQHEIDFRYADALKIADQAVTLKFTLKWIASHHSLHATFMPKPIRGINGSGMHVHQSIFNSAGKNLFFDPKDDYHLSDMAKYFIQGQLTHIKAMNAILNPTINSYKRLVVGYEAPVYIAWGQRNRSALIRIPRYTPGREKSVRAELRCPDPAANPYLAFAVMLAAGLDGIEKKKLPPKPIEENIYEFSEEEAKKRKVDLLPRDITEALDHLSHDSVIKEALGEFAYEKFRVLKLSEWDDYRLQVTQWEIDQYLEKY; translated from the coding sequence ATGGCTAAAAATAAATTAAAAAAAGAATCAAAGACAATTAACGACACAATCAAACGCGTAAAAGAAGATGGAGTGCAATTTTTACATTTGCAATTCACAGATCTGAATGGCCACCTGAAAGGTGTAACCATCCCGATCTCAAAAATAGAGGCAGCACTTAATGATGGAATATGGTTCGATGGTTCTTCAATAGAAGGATTCACACGAATTTTCGAAAGCGACATGTATCTTAAACTTGATCCTGATACATATGCTGTTATCCCATGGACGCGGAAAAGTGATTCGCAAGCTGTAGTCGGCCGGTTCATGTGTGATGTTTATATGCCCGATGGCACCCCATTTGAAGGAGATCCGCGCTATATATTAAAACGACAATTGGAACGTGCGAAGAAATTAGGTTTCACGTTCAATGTTGGACCTGAACTTGAGTTTTTTCTTTTTAGAAAAGAAGATGGTAAGTTGAATCCTCTGCCGCACGATAACGCCGGATATTTCGATCAAACATCTGACCTGGCAATGGAGATCAGACAGGAGATGACGAATGCACTCCATGGCTTCGGAATCGATGTTGAGGCATTACACCATGAAGTAGCGGTGGGGCAACACGAGATCGATTTCCGGTATGCAGATGCGTTGAAAATTGCCGATCAGGCAGTTACTCTAAAATTTACGTTGAAGTGGATAGCGTCGCATCATTCTCTGCACGCTACGTTTATGCCAAAGCCGATCAGAGGAATTAACGGATCAGGTATGCACGTGCATCAAAGCATATTCAATTCAGCAGGAAAAAATTTATTTTTCGATCCGAAAGATGATTATCACCTATCGGACATGGCAAAATATTTTATCCAAGGTCAACTCACGCATATCAAAGCGATGAATGCTATTTTGAATCCAACTATAAATTCGTATAAACGGTTAGTTGTTGGATATGAAGCTCCTGTTTATATTGCCTGGGGTCAGCGGAATCGTTCGGCTTTGATTCGAATTCCGCGTTACACACCCGGTAGAGAAAAATCGGTAAGAGCAGAATTACGTTGCCCCGATCCGGCTGCGAATCCTTATCTCGCTTTTGCGGTTATGCTCGCCGCAGGTTTAGATGGGATTGAAAAAAAGAAATTACCGCCAAAACCGATTGAAGAGAATATTTATGAATTTTCTGAGGAAGAAGCTAAGAAAAGGAAAGTTGATCTATTACCTCGCGATATTACCGAAGCACTCGATCATCTCAGCCACGATTCCGTGATTAAAGAGGCGTTGGGCGAATTTGCCTATGAAAAATTTCGCGTACTAAAACTCAGTGAGTGGGATGATTACCGCTTACAGGTTACCCAGTGGGAAATCGATCAATATCTTGAAAAATATTGA
- a CDS encoding thymidine kinase has translation MEVVTLHNMPQNTGWIEVVCGCMYSGKTEELIRRLRRAQIAKQKVLIFKPKIDNRYSSNQIVSHSEQSLPSIVVDNPSEILNLSKDAQVIGIDEGQFFSPDLVEVCEELANAGRRVIVAGLDQDYRGRPFEPIPKLLAVAEYITKTLAICMQCGNPADRTQRTTEQHELVVVGARGVYEARCRKCFVPPTTD, from the coding sequence ATGGAAGTCGTAACTCTACACAATATGCCACAAAACACCGGATGGATTGAAGTTGTTTGTGGATGCATGTACAGCGGCAAAACCGAAGAATTGATTCGCCGATTGCGTCGTGCTCAGATAGCTAAACAAAAAGTATTGATCTTTAAACCCAAAATTGATAATAGGTATAGTTCTAATCAAATTGTATCGCACAGCGAGCAATCTTTACCTTCAATTGTCGTCGATAATCCATCTGAAATACTTAATCTATCCAAAGATGCTCAAGTAATTGGTATAGATGAAGGACAATTTTTTTCTCCCGACTTGGTTGAGGTTTGCGAAGAGTTGGCAAATGCCGGTAGACGCGTTATTGTTGCCGGACTTGATCAAGATTATCGCGGAAGGCCATTTGAACCAATACCAAAATTATTGGCTGTCGCTGAGTATATAACCAAGACTCTTGCGATATGTATGCAATGTGGCAATCCAGCTGATCGTACACAAAGAACGACAGAACAGCATGAATTAGTAGTTGTTGGAGCACGCGGCGTATACGAAGCCCGATGTCGTAAATGTTTCGTTCCACCAACCACTGATTGA
- a CDS encoding M28 family peptidase codes for MKTLSSIFIIIFIISVFNCAPKVDEFISTDITSSELRQHVKDLTSHNFAGRRSGEEGNRKAAEYIADKFKEYGLSPAGANGGYFQEFKFVSSTKVGANNKFELNIDGKNVILKPKDDYRPLSSSIDTSLTTKFVFAGFGIAAPDSLNYNDYTGLDVKGKLVLVMRGSPDTSVSDKFFQHSSVMAKLFTAREKGAVGIIFLAGMPGTKSDNLGAFEDPRTGGASIAVLSMKWNVADSIFTIAGKNLLQIKQKIESELKPNSFEFEKTTVNLVTQIEKIRATTANVVGYLEGSDSVLSNEVIVIGAHFDHLGMGGEGSGSLKPDTIAPHVGADDNASGTAGLLELAQNLSSQKHILKRSIVFVAFTGEELGVLGSDYYVKNPFKPLDKTITMVNMDMIGRMKDSVLVIEGMGTSPIFDSLMKRENLDSLTLKLKPDGFGPSDQASFYKKDIPVVFFFTNLHSDYHKPSDTWEKLNYVGEEKIVRMAKRVVIDIAKAETKPPFTKSTPLPMGGDRQGARVTLGIIPDFASDVPGMKISGTRPGSPAEKAGLIGDDVIIKFGGKEIKNIYDFTYLLGQFKPGDEVEVVVKRGNEEKILRATLIGK; via the coding sequence ATGAAAACATTATCATCTATTTTCATCATCATTTTCATCATATCGGTATTCAATTGCGCACCAAAGGTTGATGAATTTATCTCCACCGACATAACATCCAGTGAGCTTAGACAGCATGTGAAGGATTTAACATCTCATAATTTTGCAGGAAGAAGATCGGGTGAAGAAGGTAACCGCAAGGCGGCTGAGTACATTGCAGATAAATTCAAAGAATATGGTCTATCTCCCGCAGGTGCGAACGGCGGATATTTTCAGGAATTCAAATTCGTCTCTTCAACCAAAGTCGGCGCGAATAATAAATTTGAATTAAATATTGATGGTAAAAATGTAATTTTAAAACCGAAAGACGATTATCGCCCGCTATCATCATCAATCGATACATCTCTCACTACAAAATTTGTGTTCGCAGGTTTCGGTATAGCCGCACCCGATTCTCTGAATTACAACGATTATACCGGTTTAGACGTGAAAGGTAAACTTGTATTGGTTATGAGAGGTTCCCCCGATACTTCTGTCTCCGATAAGTTTTTTCAACATTCGAGCGTAATGGCAAAATTATTCACAGCTCGTGAAAAAGGTGCGGTTGGAATTATTTTTCTCGCAGGAATGCCCGGGACAAAAAGCGACAACCTGGGTGCCTTCGAGGATCCTAGAACCGGAGGCGCAAGCATTGCAGTCCTCAGCATGAAATGGAATGTTGCCGATTCGATATTTACAATTGCAGGAAAGAATCTACTGCAAATCAAACAAAAAATAGAATCTGAATTAAAACCAAACTCTTTTGAATTTGAAAAGACCACAGTAAACCTCGTAACCCAGATTGAAAAAATCCGTGCAACTACAGCAAATGTTGTTGGATATTTGGAAGGCAGCGATTCTGTTTTAAGTAATGAGGTGATTGTCATCGGGGCTCATTTCGATCACCTCGGGATGGGTGGTGAAGGTTCCGGTTCGTTGAAACCGGATACTATCGCGCCGCATGTAGGGGCTGATGATAATGCATCCGGCACAGCCGGGTTGCTTGAACTTGCACAAAATCTATCTTCACAAAAACATATTTTAAAACGGTCTATCGTGTTTGTGGCATTCACGGGTGAAGAGTTGGGCGTACTTGGCTCGGATTATTACGTTAAAAATCCATTTAAACCGTTAGATAAAACTATAACTATGGTAAATATGGATATGATAGGGAGAATGAAAGACAGCGTGCTAGTTATCGAAGGAATGGGAACATCTCCAATTTTTGATTCGTTGATGAAACGTGAAAATTTAGATTCATTGACATTAAAATTAAAACCGGATGGTTTTGGCCCAAGCGATCAGGCATCATTTTATAAAAAGGATATTCCGGTCGTATTCTTCTTCACGAACCTTCACTCAGATTACCATAAACCATCCGACACATGGGAAAAGCTGAATTATGTTGGTGAAGAAAAAATTGTGCGAATGGCAAAACGAGTTGTAATAGATATCGCTAAAGCTGAAACTAAACCACCATTCACAAAATCAACTCCCCTGCCGATGGGTGGTGACCGCCAGGGTGCGAGAGTTACACTTGGTATCATCCCGGATTTTGCCAGTGATGTACCCGGCATGAAAATTTCAGGAACTCGTCCGGGCAGTCCGGCAGAAAAAGCCGGTTTAATTGGTGATGATGTTATTATAAAGTTTGGCGGAAAAGAAATAAAAAATATATATGACTTCACTTATCTACTAGGTCAGTTTAAGCCAGGTGATGAAGTTGAAGTTGTTGTGAAGCGTGGAAATGAGGAAAAGATTCTGAGAGCTACGCTTATCGGAAAGTAA